In Croceicoccus sp. Ery15, a genomic segment contains:
- a CDS encoding DUF1428 domain-containing protein: MYIQGFVIPVPAEKKGAYLAVADRFDSWLMEHGATEVVEAWEERVEDGKQTDFRRAVAAVEGEKIVFSWVIWPDRETAEAAEKAMEGDPIMAEMGDMPFDGKRMIWGCFTPILERGR; encoded by the coding sequence ATGTATATTCAGGGCTTTGTGATTCCCGTACCCGCTGAGAAGAAGGGCGCCTATCTCGCGGTTGCCGACCGGTTCGACAGCTGGCTGATGGAACACGGCGCGACCGAAGTGGTCGAGGCATGGGAAGAGCGGGTGGAGGACGGCAAGCAGACCGATTTCCGCCGTGCCGTCGCTGCGGTGGAGGGTGAAAAGATCGTCTTCTCATGGGTAATCTGGCCCGACCGCGAAACGGCCGAAGCCGCCGAAAAGGCGATGGAAGGCGATCCGATCATGGCCGAAATGGGCGATATGCCGTTCGACGGAAAGCGCATGATCTGGGGCTGCTTTACCCCTATTCTCGAACGGGGTCGCTGA
- a CDS encoding VOC family protein — translation MGNRHGEPVWYELMCRDLSVTEPFYAAVVGWTFADTGMDNAPGYRFIKHGAGDYDAMGGALALTDDMLAGGARPMWAVYFAVEDVDASVAAITARGGSVLMPAFDLEHVGRMAFVADPQGNPFYVMRGFSDMESRVFGETGADTGLCGWNELITPEIEPTLGFYRDILRFDTD, via the coding sequence ATGGGCAACCGCCATGGAGAGCCGGTCTGGTACGAGCTGATGTGCCGCGACCTTTCTGTCACCGAGCCGTTCTATGCCGCCGTCGTGGGCTGGACTTTCGCCGATACGGGCATGGATAACGCGCCGGGCTATCGCTTTATCAAACATGGCGCGGGCGATTACGACGCCATGGGCGGTGCGCTGGCCCTCACCGACGACATGCTGGCGGGCGGGGCAAGGCCGATGTGGGCGGTCTATTTCGCGGTTGAGGATGTCGATGCGAGCGTCGCCGCCATCACCGCACGGGGCGGCAGCGTGCTGATGCCCGCCTTCGATCTGGAGCATGTGGGCCGCATGGCCTTCGTCGCCGATCCGCAAGGCAATCCGTTCTATGTGATGCGCGGTTTTTCCGACATGGAAAGCAGGGTTTTCGGAGAAACCGGCGCGGATACCGGCCTGTGCGGCTGGAACGAGCTGATCACTCCCGAAATCGAACCGACGCTGGGCTTTTACCGCGATATCCTGCGTTTCGACACCGACTAA
- a CDS encoding DUF3800 domain-containing protein, producing MHLVYIDDSYEKPRQIYSAVAIPANRWGACFEEIKAWRRKLKASDGILITKEFHATSFCAGRGRLGPEIVGKHRRSRIFREALTLLNGMEGVKVFNACRSINLDWTMERLLTRINKTMQAWDSHAVLMFDEGKEAEITRLLRRMGAFNPVPVYVAPGVTELRNLKLDRILEDPVFKDSSRSYFVQMADFVAYALLRKEQPLASKNAYGYHECFDLIADVVAKEASLSDPMGVIR from the coding sequence ATGCATCTCGTCTATATTGATGATTCTTACGAAAAGCCTCGGCAAATCTATTCTGCGGTAGCCATTCCAGCGAACCGTTGGGGTGCTTGCTTTGAAGAAATTAAAGCTTGGCGCAGAAAACTCAAAGCGAGTGACGGGATACTTATCACCAAGGAGTTCCACGCCACCAGCTTTTGTGCTGGCCGTGGAAGGCTTGGCCCAGAAATTGTCGGGAAACACAGGCGATCCAGAATTTTCCGCGAGGCCCTTACCCTCTTAAACGGGATGGAAGGCGTCAAGGTTTTCAACGCCTGCCGCTCGATTAATCTAGACTGGACTATGGAGCGCCTTCTCACTCGAATAAACAAAACGATGCAGGCATGGGATAGTCACGCGGTTTTGATGTTCGACGAAGGCAAGGAAGCGGAGATTACCCGTCTGCTGCGGCGCATGGGGGCATTCAATCCGGTTCCCGTCTATGTAGCGCCTGGCGTCACCGAACTTCGCAATTTGAAACTGGACCGTATTCTGGAAGACCCAGTGTTCAAGGATTCGTCTCGCTCATATTTCGTGCAAATGGCTGATTTTGTAGCCTATGCGCTTCTCCGGAAGGAGCAACCGCTCGCTTCGAAGAATGCCTACGGATATCATGAATGCTTCGACCTTATCGCTGATGTCGTAGCCAAAGAGGCGAGCCTGTCGGATCCGATGGGGGTGATAAGGTAA
- a CDS encoding IS1595 family transposase: MSALSRPEFHSEDAAFAHLERIIWAGEPVCPHCGGTDRITSVKANPAKRIRHGLHRCGDCKKQFTVKIGTVFEHMRLPLHKALQAVYLVTSSKKGISAHQLHRTLEITYKSAWFLLHRIREAMRDGDTTLMGGNGGTVEVDETFIGRKKGMEKRRAFHHKMKVLALVDRETGKARTMVIDDVRAETLMPLVIANVEREARIMTDEHSGYRDAGKFFAAHGTTSHGRGEYVNLEDRSIHSNTVEGYFSIFKRGMKGIYHHCGEQHLHRYLAEYEFRYNNRAKLGFNDTDRAGSALRGIVGKRLTYGGPVAAN; encoded by the coding sequence ATGTCTGCTCTTTCCCGCCCCGAGTTCCACAGCGAAGATGCGGCCTTTGCCCATCTAGAGCGGATCATCTGGGCCGGAGAGCCGGTGTGCCCGCACTGTGGCGGCACCGATCGCATCACGAGCGTAAAGGCCAACCCGGCCAAGCGCATCCGTCACGGCCTCCACCGCTGCGGCGACTGCAAAAAGCAGTTCACGGTGAAGATCGGCACGGTGTTTGAGCATATGCGCTTGCCGCTCCATAAGGCGTTGCAGGCCGTCTACCTCGTCACGAGCAGCAAGAAGGGTATCAGCGCCCACCAACTGCACCGGACGCTGGAAATCACCTACAAGAGCGCGTGGTTTCTCCTGCACCGCATTCGTGAAGCGATGCGTGATGGCGACACGACCCTGATGGGCGGCAATGGCGGCACGGTCGAAGTGGACGAGACGTTCATTGGTCGCAAGAAGGGCATGGAGAAGCGCCGCGCCTTTCACCACAAGATGAAGGTTCTGGCGCTGGTGGATCGTGAAACCGGCAAGGCCCGCACGATGGTCATCGACGACGTTCGCGCTGAAACTCTGATGCCGCTGGTGATTGCCAACGTGGAACGCGAAGCGCGTATCATGACGGACGAGCACAGCGGCTATCGTGACGCTGGCAAGTTTTTCGCGGCCCACGGCACTACCAGCCATGGTCGCGGCGAATACGTGAACCTTGAGGATCGCAGCATCCACAGCAACACGGTCGAAGGCTATTTCAGCATCTTCAAGCGCGGCATGAAGGGTATCTACCATCACTGCGGAGAGCAGCATCTGCACCGCTATCTGGCCGAATACGAGTTCCGTTATAACAACCGTGCGAAGCTGGGCTTCAACGATACTGATCGTGCTGGGAGTGCCCTTCGGGGCATCGTCGGCAAGCGCCTCACTTATGGGGGGCCTGTTGCGGCGAATTGA
- a CDS encoding VOC family protein — MFAKYIIAFYFRIADIEAGKAAVEANGGTVVFGPMEVPGDEMIVIALDPEGTIFGLVAPKKD, encoded by the coding sequence GTGTTTGCAAAGTATATAATCGCCTTCTATTTCCGCATTGCCGATATCGAGGCTGGCAAGGCCGCGGTCGAAGCCAATGGCGGGACCGTGGTTTTCGGGCCGATGGAAGTGCCGGGCGATGAAATGATCGTCATCGCGCTCGACCCCGAAGGCACGATCTTCGGTCTTGTCGCACCGAAGAAGGACTGA
- a CDS encoding glutathione S-transferase family protein yields MADISFFHNPMSRGQIAHWALHEAGIDFDIVPVEWDAKPETLLAANPMGKIPTIVHHTPSRDIAVTEAPAICHYLAVIAPDKGLLPREEESGDYFRWMFFAAGPLEQAVIAKSMGWDVPDGRAGMVGFGSYDLTVATLEDWLATHDYVCGTRFTMADVYVGSAVDWGLAFGTLPDRPAFAAYAERLRARDAYRAAKAKDNAAIAEKQNG; encoded by the coding sequence ATGGCCGACATCAGTTTCTTCCATAATCCGATGAGTCGGGGCCAGATCGCCCATTGGGCCCTGCACGAGGCGGGGATCGATTTCGACATCGTGCCGGTGGAGTGGGACGCCAAGCCCGAAACTTTGCTGGCCGCCAACCCGATGGGCAAGATCCCGACCATCGTCCACCACACGCCGTCCCGCGACATCGCCGTGACCGAAGCGCCCGCGATCTGCCATTATCTGGCCGTAATCGCCCCCGACAAAGGCCTGCTGCCGCGCGAGGAAGAAAGCGGCGACTACTTTCGCTGGATGTTCTTTGCAGCGGGACCGCTGGAACAAGCCGTCATCGCCAAAAGCATGGGTTGGGATGTGCCCGATGGCCGCGCCGGCATGGTCGGTTTCGGCAGCTATGACCTGACGGTCGCCACGCTGGAAGACTGGCTGGCAACGCATGATTACGTCTGCGGCACGCGTTTCACCATGGCCGATGTCTATGTCGGTTCCGCTGTCGACTGGGGGCTGGCATTCGGCACATTGCCCGACCGCCCCGCCTTTGCCGCCTATGCCGAACGGCTGCGCGCCCGCGACGCCTATCGCGCAGCCAAGGCAAAGGACAATGCCGCCATCGCGGAGAAGCAGAATGGCTGA
- a CDS encoding VOC family protein, which translates to MADIAHDPASASATVCLWFDGEAEAAAHFYAATFPDSAMGSIQRASADFPGGKEGDVLVVTLKICGLSFLLLNGGPAFRPNESFSLQVHTDTQEETDRLWTAITGFGGQESACGWCKDRWGYSWQITPRALTRGMADPDPAAAKRVMEAMMTMGKIDIAAIESARRG; encoded by the coding sequence ATGGCTGACATCGCCCACGATCCGGCCAGCGCCAGCGCGACCGTGTGCCTCTGGTTCGATGGCGAGGCAGAGGCCGCCGCGCATTTCTATGCCGCCACCTTCCCCGACAGCGCGATGGGCAGCATCCAGCGCGCGTCTGCCGATTTCCCGGGCGGCAAGGAGGGCGATGTGCTGGTGGTCACGCTGAAAATCTGCGGCCTGTCGTTCCTGCTGCTGAATGGCGGGCCTGCCTTTCGACCCAATGAAAGTTTCTCGCTGCAGGTCCACACCGACACGCAGGAGGAGACCGACCGGCTGTGGACTGCGATCACCGGCTTTGGCGGGCAGGAAAGTGCCTGCGGCTGGTGCAAGGACCGGTGGGGATACAGCTGGCAGATTACGCCCCGCGCACTGACCCGCGGCATGGCCGACCCCGACCCCGCCGCCGCGAAACGCGTGATGGAAGCGATGATGACTATGGGCAAGATCGACATTGCCGCGATCGAGTCTGCCCGGCGCGGTTAA
- a CDS encoding SRPBCC domain-containing protein → MHELTITRHIAAPPETVWAVMADRQEEWWCPKPWSITMIAQERRAGGRSAMVMHGPDGEEMPQEGVMLEWVDGVRFTTTDALRIDPATGGFVPADPFMIGCWEIAPDGAGTAYTASARHWSAEAMESHRDMGFEDGWRACADQLAAICEAESARS, encoded by the coding sequence ATGCACGAGCTGACAATCACCCGCCACATCGCCGCGCCGCCCGAAACCGTCTGGGCGGTGATGGCCGACCGGCAGGAGGAGTGGTGGTGCCCCAAGCCGTGGTCGATCACCATGATCGCGCAGGAACGCCGCGCTGGTGGGCGCAGTGCGATGGTGATGCACGGCCCCGATGGCGAGGAAATGCCACAGGAAGGCGTGATGCTTGAATGGGTCGATGGCGTGCGCTTTACCACCACCGATGCGCTGCGGATCGATCCTGCAACGGGCGGCTTCGTTCCGGCGGACCCGTTCATGATCGGTTGCTGGGAAATCGCGCCCGACGGGGCGGGCACGGCCTATACCGCCAGCGCGCGGCACTGGAGCGCGGAAGCGATGGAGAGCCACCGCGATATGGGGTTCGAGGACGGCTGGCGCGCCTGCGCCGACCAGCTTGCCGCCATTTGCGAGGCCGAGAGCGCCCGCAGCTAG